A window of Formosa sp. Hel1_31_208 contains these coding sequences:
- a CDS encoding outer membrane beta-barrel family protein: MVLLWCSMFPFSLIAQNTSNTINGVVKLDEATAIEFASVALFQDNTSFVKSAITDARGRFSIKNIEPGSYTIRIDHMGYATYISEAFNISASQTVNLPPILLKEENNALDEVVITKKKQMIEVKADKIIFNVASSPSASGTNGLDLLKAAPGVTLDLDNSISLLGKSNVQVYLNGVQSRLSGNDLTTFLQSLTSDTIESIEIISNPGTQYEAEGTGGIINIRLKKAVATGFNGTAASSFTKGEEYRYSNNISLNLGLEKLQTSFDITQSHNNNLVLFDDRKQQNNVALLLDSRDNQIRDGYNVGLALESQLNDKHYVGLNGRAIFNTIDNRLNSFTDIFTVQPPELSEILFSQSLVDGTSTNYLVNGFHLWTLNDDSSITTNLSLGVYDSEQITMQPNTYFEADGSTVIEIDDTQFDSDTQINLWSAKVDYEKNWDNLSLTTGFKYAQVKTQNSFKFFNVSNQIPVFDPTKSNDFDYTENVTAFYTNLNFKLSEKWSLNTGLRIENTDSRGQLFSEVETDNNDVSRNYTDYFPNVSLSYDDQDKHSFSLGIGRRITRPNYQDLNPFESPTSQLVVWKGNPFLNPNYIMNYQVSYAFQQKYILTASYSEITDFFSRIVEITGNESTQIIPRNMEKATTLGLSLSFPVTLTKYWDLQVLGNISRETFKGDVESTVIDIDNTLWNYRIQNNIKINSDLLLDVTLTQRSRWIWRGSVFIQGTQGLSFGIRKDFFDKKLQLRITGSDILRTESEYPYTSDYGGIDLDGIYIADNRRFGLGLTYNFGGPKAESKNIKSGLDEELDRIQN, from the coding sequence ATGGTACTATTATGGTGCTCAATGTTCCCTTTTTCACTCATCGCACAAAATACATCCAACACCATCAATGGCGTTGTAAAACTCGACGAAGCTACTGCTATAGAATTTGCTTCGGTGGCGTTATTTCAAGATAATACAAGTTTTGTAAAAAGTGCTATCACTGATGCTAGAGGTCGGTTTAGTATTAAAAATATAGAGCCAGGTAGCTATACCATTAGAATAGACCATATGGGTTATGCTACATACATTTCCGAAGCCTTTAATATTTCAGCATCTCAAACGGTCAATTTACCTCCTATTCTGTTGAAGGAAGAAAATAACGCTTTGGATGAAGTCGTCATCACTAAGAAAAAACAGATGATTGAAGTGAAAGCCGATAAAATCATTTTTAATGTAGCTAGCAGTCCGAGTGCCTCAGGAACCAATGGTTTGGATCTTTTAAAAGCAGCTCCAGGCGTTACTTTAGATTTAGATAATTCCATTTCACTATTAGGAAAAAGCAATGTTCAAGTCTATCTTAATGGCGTACAATCACGCTTATCTGGAAATGATTTAACCACCTTCTTACAGAGTCTTACATCTGATACCATTGAATCTATTGAAATCATTTCCAATCCTGGTACGCAATATGAAGCTGAGGGTACAGGAGGCATCATTAATATCCGACTTAAAAAAGCCGTAGCTACTGGATTCAATGGAACAGCCGCTTCAAGTTTTACTAAAGGAGAAGAATACCGCTATAGCAATAACATATCGTTAAACCTCGGTCTCGAAAAGCTACAAACGAGCTTTGATATTACCCAATCGCATAATAACAATCTGGTCCTTTTTGACGATCGCAAACAACAAAACAATGTGGCCCTGCTGCTGGACTCCAGAGACAACCAGATTAGAGATGGATATAATGTTGGGTTAGCACTAGAATCTCAATTAAACGACAAGCATTATGTGGGACTTAATGGACGTGCTATTTTTAATACTATTGATAACCGGTTAAATAGTTTCACGGATATATTTACAGTGCAACCTCCAGAACTGTCTGAAATCTTATTCTCACAATCCCTTGTTGATGGGACATCAACCAATTACTTGGTTAATGGATTTCATTTGTGGACCTTAAACGATGATAGTTCTATCACTACTAATTTAAGTTTAGGTGTTTATGATAGTGAGCAAATCACCATGCAACCTAACACCTATTTTGAAGCTGATGGTTCTACGGTTATTGAAATAGACGATACGCAATTTGATTCGGATACGCAAATCAATTTATGGTCTGCAAAAGTTGACTACGAAAAAAACTGGGATAACCTGAGTCTTACTACTGGTTTTAAATATGCACAGGTAAAAACTCAAAATAGTTTTAAATTTTTTAATGTCAGTAATCAAATCCCTGTGTTTGATCCGACAAAAAGTAATGACTTCGATTACACTGAAAATGTTACCGCCTTTTACACCAATCTTAATTTTAAATTAAGCGAAAAATGGTCTTTAAACACGGGGCTTCGAATAGAAAACACCGATTCTCGCGGACAATTATTTTCTGAAGTAGAAACTGACAATAACGATGTCTCTCGAAACTATACCGATTATTTCCCTAATGTTAGTCTGTCATATGATGATCAAGATAAGCATAGTTTTAGTTTGGGAATTGGACGACGTATTACACGACCTAATTACCAAGATTTAAATCCGTTTGAAAGTCCTACGAGCCAGTTGGTTGTTTGGAAAGGAAACCCCTTTCTAAACCCAAATTACATCATGAATTACCAAGTCTCGTATGCGTTTCAGCAGAAATACATTTTAACAGCATCATATAGTGAAATCACCGATTTCTTTTCAAGGATTGTTGAGATTACAGGTAACGAATCGACACAGATTATCCCAAGAAACATGGAAAAAGCCACTACTCTAGGGCTTTCATTAAGTTTCCCCGTGACCCTAACCAAGTACTGGGATCTGCAAGTCTTAGGAAACATATCAAGAGAAACCTTTAAAGGTGATGTAGAAAGCACTGTTATTGATATTGATAATACACTATGGAATTACCGCATACAGAACAACATAAAAATAAACTCAGATTTGTTATTAGATGTGACGTTAACTCAACGTAGTCGATGGATATGGAGAGGTTCTGTGTTTATTCAAGGAACCCAAGGCCTCAGTTTTGGAATTCGAAAAGACTTCTTTGATAAGAAACTCCAATTGCGAATCACAGGAAGTGATATTCTTCGCACCGAGAGTGAATACCCTTATACCTCCGATTATGGCGGCATTGACCTCGATGGTATCTATATTGCTGATAACCGTCGTTTTGGACTAGGACTCACGTACAACTTTGGTGGTCCAAAAGCCGAAAGTAAAAACATTAAAAGTGGTCTCGACGAAGAGCTCGACCGTATTCAGAACTAA
- a CDS encoding NADH:flavin oxidoreductase: MNTRPNSILTFQCGAVMPNRFMLAPMTNSQSHEDGTLSTDEYHWLTMRAKGGFGLTMTCASHVQFIGKGFPGQLGIYNDMHIEGHQRLAAGIKAHNSLAVIQLHHAGMRTPEDLIGEQPVSSSAVEKHNARALSLKEVEQLRDDFIAAAVRSQKAGYDGVEVHGAHGYILTQFLSADINKRTDSYGGSLENRSRLLFQIVDGIREACGPEFLLGVRLSPERFGMKLHESKTICQQLINNYHIDFLDISLWDVFKQPEELEFQDKSLLQHFSDLDFKHVKWTVAGKINSGQDVHKVLDAGVDVVSIGRSAILHHDFPKQVLANANFEPTTLPVSETYLRNEGLGDNFITYMKRWDGFVANE; encoded by the coding sequence ATGAATACAAGACCAAATTCTATTCTAACATTTCAATGTGGCGCTGTAATGCCAAACCGATTCATGCTTGCACCAATGACCAATAGCCAAAGTCATGAGGATGGCACACTCTCTACTGATGAATACCACTGGTTAACGATGCGTGCAAAAGGTGGTTTCGGACTTACAATGACCTGTGCCTCTCATGTTCAATTTATTGGGAAAGGATTTCCAGGGCAACTGGGTATATATAACGATATGCATATTGAAGGTCACCAACGTCTAGCCGCTGGCATTAAAGCTCATAATAGTTTAGCGGTAATTCAACTACATCACGCTGGAATGCGCACTCCCGAAGACTTAATTGGTGAACAGCCCGTTTCTTCTTCAGCAGTAGAAAAACACAATGCACGAGCCTTAAGTTTAAAGGAAGTTGAACAACTTCGTGACGACTTTATAGCAGCTGCAGTACGTTCGCAAAAAGCAGGCTATGATGGTGTGGAAGTTCATGGCGCTCATGGCTACATACTTACCCAGTTTTTAAGTGCAGATATTAACAAACGTACGGATAGTTATGGTGGCAGTTTAGAGAATCGCTCACGTCTTCTTTTTCAAATTGTAGATGGGATTCGTGAAGCTTGCGGACCAGAATTCTTGTTAGGTGTGCGATTATCGCCTGAACGTTTTGGTATGAAATTACATGAGTCGAAAACCATTTGTCAACAATTAATCAATAACTATCACATTGATTTTTTAGATATTTCACTATGGGATGTGTTTAAACAACCTGAAGAACTCGAATTCCAAGATAAAAGCTTATTGCAGCATTTTTCAGATTTAGACTTTAAACATGTAAAATGGACCGTTGCTGGAAAGATTAATTCCGGACAAGATGTGCACAAAGTCTTGGACGCTGGTGTCGATGTTGTATCTATTGGTCGTTCGGCTATTTTACATCATGATTTCCCAAAGCAAGTATTGGCAAATGCAAACTTTGAACCTACAACATTACCCGTTTCAGAAACGTATCTTAGAAATGAAGGTTTAGGTGATAACTTTATCACCTATATGAAACGCTGGGATGGGTTTGTGGCCAATGAATAG
- a CDS encoding acyl-CoA-binding protein — protein MTSEELDIEFKKSVARINAHTEPFPADFLLRLYAYYKKATNNYERPSSSKPIINAFKTNALFQVQDVTEDEAKRIYIDLVDNYFLYRK, from the coding sequence ATGACTTCTGAAGAATTGGACATAGAATTTAAAAAAAGTGTAGCACGCATCAATGCGCATACTGAGCCTTTTCCTGCCGATTTCCTACTGCGTCTTTATGCGTATTACAAGAAAGCAACTAATAATTACGAACGACCAAGTAGTAGCAAACCCATTATCAATGCCTTTAAAACCAATGCCTTATTTCAAGTTCAGGATGTAACTGAAGACGAAGCCAAACGTATTTATATCGATCTCGTTGATAATTATTTTTTATACCGAAAATAG